The Spirochaetales bacterium DNA segment AAAATTCTCCTGGGGTACCAATGGCGGAAGCCCGGCGGATTCGAAAAAAACCATCGGGTTCTGGTTCCCGAACTGCGCTATGTAGGAGAGTTCTGCGTGGAAGGAGAGGTGTTCGCCCGGATTCCAGTCCCCCTTGAGTCGAAGATAGACGGTGTCGCCGAAATCGGCGTTATCGAACCGGTCCCCGTTCATATTGATATTCACGTTGAGAAGGTTTACCAGATACCCGTACAGTCCGAATTTTTCTTCCGTGATTTCGTCGGAAACATCGTTTGGGATATCAAAATCCTCAGGGAGGGAAAAAAGATCTTCATTATCGTCGTTCTGTGCGGCGAGGGGTAGTGAGTATACGAAACAGATCGCCGCAATCGCTATTATCAGTTTTTTCATGACAGCCTCCTTGAAAAAGTGTCACCTGATGACGGTAAGCCGTACGGCTTACCGTCATCAGGCATCCCGTCCCGGTTATTTGTAAAACCTGTTCGGGTTGAAGTATTTGTCGTCGATCGGAACATCGTATTCGGCCGCGTTGGTGATGATGACGGTCATGCTTTCCTTGACGAGGTTCGCCATGATCATCTGCGTCGGCATAAGCCGGTCCCCGACCTTTTTTACTTCCTTCATGATAAGGTCCTTGTAGTGCCCGTCTTCTTCCGTGTAGTATTCGACCTTTTGAATCAGGTAGTCTTTTTTCCCCACATGGATGACGACCATCGAATATACGGAATCTTTGTCTTTCGGTATTCCCCGGATTACCCATTTATCGTTGTAACTTGCTGTAACGGCAAGGCCGTATTTTTCCTCGAATTTACCGCCGCCCATGTCTTCGTATGAGAAATCGCCGCCCACGCCTTTGACCGATTCCCCCTTTGATTTGGCCGCGATCTTTCGAACGCGTCCCGTCGAGGGGAAATAGACCCACTGGTCGCCGCCCTTTGAAAGAATACTCAGTCCTTTGATCGTTTTCGGTGTGAGGAAAACCATATAGGAATCCTCGTCCCCTTTGCTGTAGGAAAGCACTTTCATGGAACGGTACGTCTCCTTGTCGTGAACATCGGGGTAGATCAGCATGGTGAGTTCCGTTTTGCTCGAATCCGCATTATGCATCTCTTCCATTTTCCTGATGATCGCGAGTGCGTCCTCTTCCCCGTAAAAAAGTACCGGCTGAATAAAAAAAAGTATCACACCGATTATTGTTGTTTTGATCTGTTTCATGATCAACCTCCTTCTTTTCATGTTTTCGTGTTTTTCGCCGTTACGGCGGGCCGTGCCGGACCCCTGCCTGAGGGATGTTTCGTCTTTATGAA contains these protein-coding regions:
- a CDS encoding outer membrane lipoprotein-sorting protein, producing the protein MKQIKTTIIGVILFFIQPVLFYGEEDALAIIRKMEEMHNADSSKTELTMLIYPDVHDKETYRSMKVLSYSKGDEDSYMVFLTPKTIKGLSILSKGGDQWVYFPSTGRVRKIAAKSKGESVKGVGGDFSYEDMGGGKFEEKYGLAVTASYNDKWVIRGIPKDKDSVYSMVVIHVGKKDYLIQKVEYYTEEDGHYKDLIMKEVKKVGDRLMPTQMIMANLVKESMTVIITNAAEYDVPIDDKYFNPNRFYK